The following proteins are encoded in a genomic region of Arcobacter cloacae:
- the fbaA gene encoding class II fructose-bisphosphate aldolase encodes MGVLDIVNAGVLTGSEAKKLFSYAKENNFAIPAVNVVGTDSVNAVLEAAAKVNSPVIIQFSNGGAGFYAGKGLKSADAAVLGGISGANHVHTMAKAYGIPVILHTDHAAKKLLPWIDGLLEAGAKHFEQTGRPLFTSHMLDLSEESLEENIEICVEYFKKMNELDMMIEIELGITGGEEDGVDNSDVDNALLYTQPEEVCYAYEKLSEVGANFTIAASFGNVHGVYKPGNVVLSPKILDNSQKYIQEKLGTSSQPVDFVFHGGSGSLLEEIREAISYGVIKMNIDTDTQWATWDGVRAYEAKYHGYLQGQIGNPEGEDKPNKNYYDPRKWIRSGQESMIARLEVAFSDLCALNKN; translated from the coding sequence TTGGGTGTATTAGATATTGTAAATGCAGGTGTTTTAACAGGTAGCGAAGCTAAAAAACTTTTTTCTTATGCTAAAGAGAATAATTTTGCAATTCCTGCTGTAAATGTTGTGGGAACAGATTCTGTTAATGCTGTTTTAGAAGCTGCTGCTAAAGTAAACTCTCCTGTTATTATTCAGTTTTCAAATGGTGGAGCTGGATTTTATGCTGGAAAAGGTTTAAAAAGTGCTGATGCTGCAGTTTTAGGTGGAATTAGTGGAGCAAATCATGTTCATACTATGGCAAAAGCTTATGGAATCCCTGTAATTTTACATACAGACCATGCAGCTAAAAAACTTTTACCTTGGATTGATGGATTATTAGAAGCAGGTGCTAAACATTTTGAGCAAACAGGTCGTCCTTTATTTACTTCTCATATGCTTGATTTAAGTGAAGAGAGTTTAGAAGAGAATATTGAAATTTGTGTTGAGTACTTCAAAAAAATGAATGAACTTGATATGATGATTGAAATTGAATTAGGAATTACTGGTGGTGAAGAAGATGGCGTTGATAACTCTGATGTTGACAATGCTTTACTTTATACTCAACCAGAAGAGGTTTGTTATGCTTATGAAAAATTGAGTGAAGTTGGAGCTAATTTTACAATAGCTGCAAGTTTTGGAAATGTTCATGGTGTTTATAAACCAGGAAATGTTGTATTAAGTCCAAAAATTTTAGATAACTCTCAAAAATATATTCAAGAAAAATTAGGAACATCATCTCAACCAGTTGATTTTGTATTCCATGGTGGTTCAGGTTCTTTACTTGAAGAAATAAGAGAAGCTATTTCGTATGGTGTTATCAAAATGAATATAGATACAGATACTCAATGGGCAACTTGGGATGGTGTTAGAGCTTATGAAGCTAAATATCATGGATATTTACAAGGACAAATCGGAAACCCTGAAGGTGAAGACAAACCAAATAAAAACTATTACGACCCAAGAAAATGGATTAGATCTGGGCAAGAAAGCATGATTGCTAGACTTGAAGTTGCATTTTCTGACCTTTGCGCTTTAAATAAAAACTAA
- the potA gene encoding spermidine/putrescine ABC transporter ATP-binding protein PotA produces the protein MNKGLFSLKGLCKNYENTPILKNIDLDIFEGEFLTLLGPSGCGKTTIIRLLAGFENPDSGEILLQDKNINNLPPEQRAVNTVFQSYALFPHMNIFDNVAFGLKMKKVPKEQIKIEVEKALSMVKLSQHMYKKPNELSGGQQQRVAIARAVVNKPLILLLDESLSALDYKLRKEMQIELKMLQRKLGITFLFVTHDQEEALSMSDRIVVMNKGNIEQIGTPKEIYEDPKNLFVAQFIGEANCFETNVIEQKDEAVTLKYNEKVFNLKSKKRFNKTCTILIRPEDFRVEKNLEDVKSNNYFIGELENIIYKGTTIDLLVKLEDGKEVIASEFYNEDSDALGYKVGSKLFLYWVDGWEVLLNNE, from the coding sequence ATGAATAAAGGCTTGTTTTCTTTAAAAGGCTTATGTAAAAACTATGAAAATACTCCTATTTTGAAAAATATAGATTTAGATATATTTGAAGGAGAATTTTTAACTCTTTTAGGTCCTAGTGGTTGTGGTAAAACGACAATTATAAGACTTTTAGCTGGATTTGAAAATCCAGATTCTGGTGAAATTCTTTTACAAGATAAAAATATTAATAATCTTCCCCCTGAACAAAGAGCTGTAAATACAGTTTTTCAAAGTTATGCACTTTTTCCTCATATGAATATTTTTGATAATGTTGCCTTTGGTTTAAAAATGAAAAAAGTACCAAAAGAACAAATTAAAATAGAAGTAGAAAAAGCCCTTTCAATGGTTAAATTATCTCAACATATGTATAAAAAACCAAATGAACTAAGTGGTGGACAACAACAACGTGTGGCAATTGCAAGGGCTGTTGTAAATAAACCTTTGATTTTGCTTCTTGATGAATCTTTAAGTGCTTTGGATTATAAACTTAGAAAAGAGATGCAAATTGAACTTAAAATGTTACAAAGAAAACTTGGAATTACTTTTTTATTTGTAACTCATGACCAAGAAGAAGCCCTTTCTATGTCTGATAGAATTGTTGTAATGAATAAAGGGAATATTGAACAAATAGGAACACCAAAAGAGATTTATGAAGATCCAAAAAATCTCTTTGTTGCACAATTTATTGGAGAAGCTAATTGTTTTGAAACAAATGTAATAGAACAAAAAGATGAAGCAGTAACTTTAAAATATAATGAAAAAGTATTTAATCTAAAATCAAAAAAGAGATTTAATAAAACTTGTACCATACTTATTCGACCTGAAGATTTTAGAGTTGAAAAAAATCTTGAAGATGTAAAATCCAATAACTATTTTATAGGTGAGTTAGAAAATATAATTTATAAAGGAACAACTATTGATCTTTTGGTAAAACTTGAAGATGGAAAAGAAGTAATTGCAAGTGAATTTTATAATGAAGATAGTGATGCTTTAGGTTATAAAGTTGGTTCTAAACTATTTCTTTATTGGGTTGATGGATGGGAGGTTTTATTAAATAATGAATAA
- the potB gene encoding spermidine/putrescine ABC transporter permease PotB encodes MNKLSSFAKISIFTVVFWLMLFAFLPNLLVIISSFLTKGTDEFLIFSGTFESYRKLFNPIYFSIFLDSLYIALITTIITLVLAYPFAYIIATAPKKYKFLLLLLVIIPFWTSSLVRTYALIAILKTKGLLNGFLLWLGIIEQPLEIMYTQTAVFIGMVYTLLPFMILPLYVSIEKIDFRLVEAARDLGASKINTFKSIIIPLSLPGIIAGSTLVFLPALGMFFIPDILGGAKELIIGSFIRNQFLQFRDWPFGSAASVILLVIMFIMLALLAKVQRNTK; translated from the coding sequence ATGAATAAACTCTCTTCATTTGCAAAAATTTCAATATTTACTGTGGTTTTTTGGTTAATGCTATTTGCATTTTTGCCAAATTTACTTGTAATAATTAGTAGTTTTCTAACAAAAGGAACAGATGAATTTTTGATATTTTCAGGAACTTTTGAAAGTTATAGAAAACTTTTTAATCCTATTTATTTTTCTATATTTTTAGATTCGTTATATATAGCATTAATTACAACAATTATAACACTTGTTTTAGCTTATCCCTTTGCATATATAATTGCAACAGCACCAAAAAAATATAAATTTTTACTTTTATTACTTGTAATTATTCCTTTTTGGACAAGCTCTTTAGTTAGAACTTATGCGTTAATTGCTATTTTAAAAACCAAAGGTTTATTAAATGGCTTTTTACTTTGGTTGGGAATTATTGAACAACCACTTGAGATTATGTATACCCAAACAGCTGTTTTTATAGGGATGGTTTATACTTTATTGCCTTTTATGATTTTACCTTTATATGTCTCTATTGAAAAAATAGATTTTAGATTAGTGGAAGCTGCAAGAGACTTAGGAGCTTCAAAAATCAATACTTTCAAAAGTATAATTATTCCTTTATCTTTACCTGGAATTATTGCTGGAAGTACCTTGGTATTTTTACCTGCTCTTGGAATGTTCTTTATTCCTGATATTTTAGGTGGAGCAAAAGAGTTAATAATTGGAAGTTTTATTAGAAATCAATTTTTACAATTTAGAGATTGGCCATTTGGTTCTGCTGCTAGTGTTATATTATTGGTAATTATGTTTATAATGCTTGCTTTATTAGCAAAAGTACAAAGGAATACTAAATGA
- the potC gene encoding spermidine/putrescine ABC transporter permease PotC, with protein sequence MRKLYASFIYILLYLPISVLIVYSFNNSKYSIEWKGFTTIWYENLISFDSLLEAAWHSVSVAFVSAFIATILGTLGALALFRYDFSGKKLMQSLVYVLIMSPEIVMGISFLMLFVFISLPLGFTTLLIAHVTFCLPFVIVTVMARLNGFDKNIIEAAKDLGASEFVTFINIILPNIIPAIVAGFLLSLTLSFDDVIISFFVTGPDYEILPLKIYSMVKLGVKPEINALCTIMFVFTLLMVLFTQFLIKEKK encoded by the coding sequence ATGAGAAAGTTATATGCTAGTTTTATTTATATTCTTTTATATTTGCCAATAAGTGTACTAATAGTTTATTCATTTAATAATTCTAAATATAGTATTGAGTGGAAGGGATTTACTACTATTTGGTATGAAAATTTAATCTCTTTTGATTCTTTACTTGAAGCTGCGTGGCACTCTGTAAGTGTGGCTTTTGTTTCTGCATTTATTGCTACAATTTTAGGAACTTTAGGTGCATTAGCTCTTTTTAGATACGATTTTTCAGGAAAAAAATTGATGCAATCATTAGTATATGTTTTGATTATGTCACCTGAAATTGTAATGGGAATATCATTTTTAATGTTGTTTGTTTTTATCTCTTTACCTTTAGGCTTTACAACACTTTTAATAGCCCATGTCACTTTTTGTTTACCATTTGTGATTGTAACAGTAATGGCTAGATTAAATGGTTTTGATAAAAATATTATTGAAGCTGCTAAAGATTTGGGAGCTAGTGAATTTGTAACATTTATTAATATAATATTACCAAATATAATTCCAGCAATTGTTGCTGGATTTTTACTTAGTTTAACTCTATCTTTTGATGATGTGATAATTAGTTTTTTTGTAACAGGTCCTGATTATGAGATTTTACCTTTAAAAATATATTCAATGGTAAAATTAGGGGTAAAACCTGAAATAAATGCTCTATGTACAATCATGTTTGTTTTCACATTGCTTATGGTATTATTTACTCAATTTTTAATAAAGGAGAAAAAATGA
- a CDS encoding ABC transporter substrate-binding protein: MKFIFVLFALVLSLFGNEKVLYVYNWSEYMPDSVLKNFTKETGIKVKYSTYDSNEAMYAKVKTIGTSSYDIIVPSTYFVNKMSRENLLVKLDKSKLPNYKNLDTKLLSKPFDPNNDYSIPYLWGSTGISYNANLVKEPIDSWKNLWNSEYKKSILLNDDMREVFGMALKVLGYSSNSTNPKEIEEAYLKLKELLPNVKMFYSESQKQVYLNEEVKLGMNFNGEGFMANEENEAIKYIYPKEGALLWIDSLVIPKGAKNIDNAHIFINYLLKPEVSKIISEEIGYPSPNAKTLELLDEKTRNNRTIYPNEDDLLNSEFQIDVGEVLPTYEKYWEKLKTN, encoded by the coding sequence ATGAAATTTATTTTTGTTTTGTTTGCACTTGTTTTAAGTCTATTTGGAAATGAAAAAGTGCTTTATGTTTATAACTGGTCTGAATATATGCCTGATTCTGTATTAAAAAACTTTACAAAAGAGACAGGTATAAAAGTTAAATACTCAACTTATGATTCAAATGAAGCAATGTATGCTAAGGTTAAAACTATAGGTACTTCAAGTTATGATATTATTGTTCCCTCAACTTATTTTGTAAATAAAATGAGTAGAGAAAATTTATTAGTTAAATTAGACAAGTCAAAACTTCCAAATTACAAAAATCTTGATACTAAACTTTTATCAAAACCTTTTGATCCAAATAATGATTATTCAATTCCTTATTTATGGGGAAGTACAGGGATTAGCTATAATGCGAATTTAGTAAAAGAACCTATTGATTCTTGGAAAAATTTATGGAATTCTGAGTATAAAAAATCTATTTTATTAAACGATGACATGAGAGAAGTTTTTGGTATGGCACTTAAAGTTCTAGGATACTCTTCAAACTCTACAAATCCAAAAGAGATAGAAGAGGCTTATTTAAAATTAAAAGAACTTTTACCAAATGTAAAGATGTTTTATTCAGAATCACAAAAACAAGTATATTTAAATGAAGAAGTAAAACTTGGGATGAACTTTAATGGTGAAGGTTTTATGGCTAATGAAGAGAATGAAGCTATAAAATATATCTATCCAAAAGAGGGAGCACTTTTATGGATTGATTCTTTAGTTATTCCAAAAGGTGCAAAAAATATTGATAATGCTCATATTTTTATTAACTATTTATTAAAACCTGAAGTATCAAAAATAATTAGTGAAGAGATTGGATATCCATCACCAAATGCTAAGACATTAGAACTTTTAGATGAAAAAACACGAAATAATAGAACTATTTATCCAAATGAAGATGATTTATTAAATAGTGAATTCCAAATAGATGTTGGTGAAGTTTTACCAACCTATGAGAAATATTGGGAAAAATTAAAAACTAATTAG
- a CDS encoding cold-shock protein yields the protein MATLVNGTVKWFNSEKGFGFIEQENGGKDVFVHYRNINSTGYGRVSLNDGQKVTFEVGQGEKGLQAENVTAL from the coding sequence ATGGCAACATTAGTAAACGGTACAGTAAAATGGTTTAATAGCGAAAAAGGTTTCGGATTTATCGAGCAAGAAAATGGTGGAAAAGATGTATTCGTACATTATAGAAACATCAACAGCACTGGATATGGAAGAGTTTCATTAAATGACGGTCAAAAAGTTACTTTTGAAGTTGGTCAAGGTGAAAAAGGTTTACAAGCAGAAAACGTAACTGCTTTATAA
- a CDS encoding ExbD/TolR family protein, with protein sequence MKRREALGLDLTPVIDVVFILLIFFIVTSVFKKDELALMLDLPTSNAKEIEVKQEQVFIELSQTKLAIKGIEISFSSLEDNLKAIKNKENAVIVRIDKKVEYERVVKVLDLLQKYNLTNLALVTNENSKK encoded by the coding sequence ATGAAAAGAAGAGAAGCTTTAGGCTTAGATTTAACTCCTGTTATCGATGTTGTTTTTATACTTTTGATATTTTTTATAGTAACTAGTGTCTTTAAAAAAGATGAATTAGCTTTAATGTTAGATTTGCCAACTTCAAATGCAAAAGAAATAGAAGTAAAACAAGAACAAGTTTTTATTGAATTAAGTCAAACTAAACTTGCAATAAAAGGGATTGAAATATCTTTTTCCTCTTTGGAAGATAATCTAAAAGCAATAAAAAACAAAGAAAATGCCGTAATAGTGAGAATAGATAAAAAAGTAGAATATGAAAGAGTTGTGAAAGTTTTAGACTTACTTCAAAAATACAACCTAACTAATTTAGCTTTAGTTACCAATGAAAATAGTAAAAAATAG
- a CDS encoding MotA/TolQ/ExbB proton channel family protein, with product MDLMSYIDKGGIIVYILIALNIIGFTIILWKFFTLPRKRNIVNQIKQKITNNSSINSQIEYEVKKLESGLTIIKNIATIAPLLGLLGTVIGVYKSFEAITQNGLGDPTIFSNGIGIALITTIAGLIVAIPHQIAYNHFISLIDSIELKAKKELVSE from the coding sequence ATGGATTTAATGAGTTATATTGATAAAGGTGGAATTATTGTTTATATTTTAATAGCTTTAAACATAATTGGATTTACAATCATTTTATGGAAATTTTTTACTCTTCCTAGAAAACGAAATATTGTTAATCAAATTAAACAAAAAATCACAAATAACTCTTCTATTAATTCTCAAATAGAATATGAAGTAAAAAAATTAGAATCAGGTCTTACAATAATTAAAAATATTGCAACAATAGCACCTTTATTAGGACTTTTAGGAACTGTTATTGGAGTTTATAAATCTTTTGAAGCAATCACTCAAAATGGATTAGGTGATCCAACTATTTTTTCAAATGGAATTGGAATAGCCCTTATTACAACAATTGCAGGTCTTATTGTTGCTATTCCTCATCAAATAGCGTATAACCATTTTATTTCATTAATTGATTCTATTGAATTAAAAGCTAAAAAAGAGCTAGTGAGCGAATAA
- a CDS encoding 1-aminocyclopropane-1-carboxylate deaminase — protein sequence MNYTNSPIEQINFNNQKYFIKRDDLLHKDFSGNKARKFYYFLKNDFLNIKKVISFGSAQSNAMYSLAVLCKIKAWKFDYYVDHIASYLKENPVGNYKYAKEFGMNIIEDKVPNKFEEEELFISEGGAIKEASFGIEILANEIKTWAKENQIKNLKVFLPSGTGTTALYLQKFLPFEVITCSCVGDDEYLQKQFLELEKNNFPTIIKKDKKYHFGKLYKEFYEIHKELLNQTKIEFDLLYDSLGWICLDKYVQNLQNRDFEILYIHQGGLLGNISMEERYSFKFNKKEEKRLC from the coding sequence ATGAACTACACAAATTCCCCTATAGAGCAAATAAATTTTAATAATCAAAAATATTTCATAAAAAGAGATGATTTATTACATAAAGATTTTTCAGGAAATAAAGCTAGAAAGTTCTATTATTTCCTGAAAAATGATTTTTTGAATATTAAAAAAGTCATATCTTTTGGTTCTGCTCAATCAAATGCCATGTATTCTTTGGCTGTTTTATGTAAAATAAAAGCTTGGAAATTTGATTATTATGTTGATCATATTGCTTCATATCTAAAAGAGAATCCAGTTGGAAATTATAAGTATGCTAAAGAGTTTGGTATGAATATTATAGAAGATAAAGTGCCAAATAAATTTGAAGAGGAAGAACTTTTTATTAGTGAGGGCGGAGCTATAAAAGAAGCTTCTTTTGGAATAGAGATTTTAGCAAATGAGATAAAAACTTGGGCAAAAGAAAATCAAATAAAAAATTTAAAAGTTTTTCTACCAAGTGGAACAGGAACAACAGCACTTTATTTACAAAAATTTCTTCCTTTTGAAGTAATAACTTGTTCTTGTGTTGGAGATGATGAATATCTACAAAAACAGTTTTTAGAACTTGAAAAAAACAATTTCCCAACAATTATAAAAAAAGATAAAAAATATCATTTTGGAAAACTTTACAAAGAGTTTTATGAGATTCACAAAGAACTTTTAAATCAGACAAAGATTGAGTTTGATTTACTTTATGATAGTTTAGGTTGGATTTGTTTGGATAAATATGTACAAAACTTGCAAAATAGAGATTTTGAAATTTTATATATTCATCAAGGTGGACTTTTAGGAAATATTTCTATGGAAGAGAGATACTCTTTTAAATTTAATAAAAAAGAAGAGAAAAGATTATGCTAA
- a CDS encoding sensor histidine kinase → MLSKKEIKLINFIKYTPILIVVFICLSITFLLYIDKNIVLQNDLKILQKEYLDKNKELIKDEVNKVYDYILHKKLNSEEELKKDIKNRVLEAHSVMTYIYEKYKDIETKEQITNRIKDSLRELRFNDNRGYFYIYSMDGYNILHPLLPNLENINILNSKDEKVKSVFLNIKKELEIKDETYNELYWEKPEDLNSGHKKITFNKMFKPYNWHIGTGEYVDDFENKLKEQILDYLNSIRYSKNGYILVVDSKGTYLAHIQKAYIGVNRINLKDENGFMITKEIIKAGQIGEGFLKYVGTIKPETKLPAEKITYVRGFKDWHWAIGTGFYTDELDEQIKSKEKEFKEKYFNNLINLLIVSSILTLIFLFLSFYISKKLQKRFYKYKQQVLTHIKKDKQRDIILANQSKMASMGEMLENIAHQWRQPLSSISTISTGIKVKLEYSDVEKQEIISSMDMISTTTKYLSQTIDDFRDYFNPNKELSNFNLKNLFINVFDLVEKQLNQKEIILIKNLQDIYINGYKNELLQVIINILNNSKDQLEKNENQGKYIFIEIKKEENRVKLFIKDTAGGIPKNIIDKIFEPYFTTKFKSKGTGIGLYMSKEIIEKHMNGQIIAYNEKFVYENRSYEGAIFEITLFLELEKS, encoded by the coding sequence ATGCTAAGTAAAAAAGAGATAAAACTTATTAATTTTATAAAATACACACCTATTTTAATAGTTGTTTTTATCTGTTTATCTATTACTTTTCTTTTGTATATTGATAAAAATATAGTTTTACAAAATGACTTAAAAATTTTGCAAAAAGAGTATTTAGATAAGAATAAAGAGCTAATAAAAGATGAAGTAAATAAGGTTTATGATTATATATTGCATAAAAAGTTAAATAGTGAAGAAGAATTAAAAAAAGATATAAAAAATAGAGTTTTAGAAGCTCACTCGGTAATGACTTATATATATGAAAAATATAAAGATATAGAAACAAAAGAGCAAATAACAAATCGTATAAAGGACTCTTTACGAGAGCTTAGATTTAATGACAATAGAGGTTACTTCTATATATATTCTATGGATGGTTATAATATTTTACATCCACTTTTACCAAATTTAGAAAATATTAATATTTTAAATTCTAAAGATGAAAAAGTAAAAAGTGTATTTCTTAATATAAAAAAAGAGTTAGAAATAAAAGATGAAACTTATAATGAGTTATACTGGGAGAAACCAGAAGATTTAAATAGTGGACATAAAAAAATTACGTTTAATAAAATGTTCAAACCATATAACTGGCATATAGGTACAGGTGAATATGTGGATGATTTCGAAAATAAATTAAAAGAGCAAATTTTAGATTATTTAAATAGTATCAGGTATTCTAAAAATGGGTATATTTTGGTAGTAGATTCAAAAGGTACTTATTTAGCACATATACAAAAAGCATATATTGGAGTAAACCGTATAAATTTAAAAGATGAAAATGGTTTTATGATTACAAAAGAGATTATAAAAGCAGGACAAATAGGTGAAGGTTTTTTAAAGTATGTGGGAACAATAAAACCTGAAACAAAATTACCAGCAGAAAAAATAACGTATGTAAGAGGTTTTAAAGATTGGCATTGGGCTATTGGAACTGGTTTTTATACCGATGAATTAGATGAACAAATAAAATCAAAAGAGAAAGAGTTTAAAGAGAAATATTTTAATAACTTGATTAATTTATTAATTGTTAGTTCAATACTAACTCTTATTTTCTTATTTTTATCTTTTTATATCTCTAAAAAATTACAAAAAAGATTTTATAAGTACAAACAACAAGTGTTAACTCATATAAAAAAAGATAAACAAAGAGATATTATTTTAGCAAATCAATCTAAAATGGCTTCAATGGGTGAAATGCTTGAGAATATTGCACATCAATGGAGACAACCCCTTAGTTCAATCTCTACAATTTCAACGGGAATAAAAGTTAAACTTGAATATTCAGATGTTGAAAAACAGGAGATAATTTCTTCAATGGATATGATTTCAACCACAACAAAATATCTATCTCAAACAATTGATGATTTTAGAGATTATTTTAATCCAAATAAAGAACTAAGTAATTTCAATCTAAAAAATTTATTTATAAATGTTTTTGATTTAGTAGAAAAACAATTAAATCAAAAAGAGATTATTTTGATAAAAAATCTTCAAGATATTTATATTAATGGGTATAAAAATGAGTTGTTACAAGTAATTATAAATATTTTAAACAACTCAAAAGACCAATTAGAAAAAAATGAGAATCAAGGTAAATATATTTTTATTGAGATAAAAAAAGAAGAAAATAGAGTTAAACTTTTTATAAAAGATACTGCAGGAGGAATTCCTAAAAATATTATTGATAAGATTTTTGAGCCATATTTTACAACAAAGTTTAAATCAAAAGGTACAGGAATAGGGCTTTATATGTCAAAAGAGATTATTGAAAAACATATGAATGGCCAAATTATTGCTTATAATGAAAAATTTGTTTATGAAAATAGGTCTTATGAGGGAGCTATATTTGAGATAACACTTTTTTTAGAATTGGAAAAGAGTTAA